The Candidatus Tanganyikabacteria bacterium region GGCGCCGTAGGTCTGGTGACCGATCCCCATGAGTACCTCCTCTGGGAATCGACGCTAATCGACGGGCGAGCGGCTGTCACGACGGGCCAGGGCGAGTTCTTACGAGCGGCTGCGCGTGAGCGCGACCACGCTTTCGATTTGGCGCTGCACCGGCCGCCAGAAACTGCCCTACGTCAAGCGCGGCAGGAGCGTTTTGTACCGGGAAAGCGACGTGGCCGCGTTCATCAGCGCGATGCCCACAATGACGGCGGCAGCGAACTGATTGTCAACGATGAACCGCCGGCCCGGCGAGGCGCGGCGGTTCGAGAGGGATTCGACGTGAGCCAATACTACAACGGCGCTGCGCCGCCGTGCAACGACTGTGACGCGACCCCGGGCGGCCGGGGACGTTACTGGCGCGATGTCTCGCACGAGGCTGCGGGGCATATCCTCGCATCGTTCGTGCAGCGCGAGACGCTCGGCCATACGAAGTGCCGCGGCCGTCACCTGCCCGTGCTGGTGATCGAGGCGATCGGCTGGGGATGGGACCACGACGGCCGAGGCGCAGGCGGCCCCGTCTACTTGATTTGCGGACAGGGAACGCCGCTTCGGATGCCGGCGATGGCCCGGCCGATCGAGATTGCGAATGGCCGGCGAGGCTTCCTTGTCGTGGGCATGGAAGGCGGCGCGTGGATCGTCGATGCCGAGTCCGGGGGCTACCGGCCTTGCCACCGGCCGCGCCAGGTTTGGCGGCACGGCGAGGAATGCCCGTTCGGCCGAAAGCGCGGCGCGAGATGAGCAGCCGGAACAAGCCTGGATCCATCGGCCTGGCCTTGCCGCCGGGCGTCGTCGAAATGGACCCGGACGCGGTTCTGCGCCAGCTTGAAGCCGAATCCGCGGCCAAGGCCCGCGACGGTGCGGCCGACGCCCCGCCTGATCGGGATTGGACCTTGCCCAAGACGGACAAGCTTTCGGGCAAGCCGAACATCGCCATCCAAACCGGGCCGGGCGCCTTGACCCGGATGGCCGACGAAGCCGAAGCCGCGTTGATGGCCGATTCCACCTGTGCGATCTACCAGCGTGGCGGAGTTCTCGTCACCGTGCGGCGCGACGCGGCCGAGGCGTTGCGTGACGGCCTGACGCGCCATCCTGACGAACCGGCGATCGTCCCGATCGCAATGGCGACGCTGCGGGAATGGATGGACCGCGCCGCGGCGTGGAAGAAGCTCAACACGTCCAGGAGCAAATTCGGCTGGGAATCGGCCGATGTGCCCCGGACGGCGATCGAGACGCTCTACGCCCGGACGGCCTGGCGGTTCCCTCTGCTGGAACTGATCTCGGAAACGCCCTTTCTTCGGCCGGACGGCACGGTAGTCGATACGCCGGGCTGGGACTCGCGCACGGGGATACTGTATGAACCGCCGGCCGGCGTGACATTCCCGCCCGTGGCGTCCGATCGCGACGCCGCGATCGAGGCTCTGCGCCTGCTCTTGGACCCGCTGACGGACTTTCCGTTCACGGCCGAGCATCATCGTGCGGCGGCAGTGGCCGCAATCGTGAGCCCGCTGGTGCGGCCGACGTTCGCCGGCCCCTGCCCGCTGTTCCTGGTGACGGCCAACTCGTCTCGCATCGGCAAGGGACTGTTGATGTCGGTCGTATCGCTCATCGCCCGGGGGCGTCCGGCTACGGTCATGGCGCCGCCAGGCCCGAATCCCGACGAGACGCGCAAGCTCATCACCACCATTGCCTTGAACGGCGATCGGATGGTCCTGCTTGACAACGTGGCCGGCGCCCTGGGCAACGCGGCCTTAGACGCGGCCCTGACTGCCGAGCGATGGAAGGACCGAGTTCTGAACTTCAACCGGATGTATGACGGCCCTTTGCGGGCGATCTGGTACGCCACCGGAAACAACGTTCAGCTTCGCGGTGACGCTATCGGCCGAGTCGTGCCGATCGAGATGTTCACCGACCTCGAAAATCCCGAGGAGCGCACCGGGTTCCGACACGACGACCTCGACGACTGGGTACGCCGAAACCGCCCGGCCCTGGTGTCGGCGGCGCTCACGATCGTCCGGGCCTACCTTGCGGCCGGCGCCCCTCGCATGCACGGACGAGAGCTCGGCGGGTTCACCGGATGGACTCGCATAGTGCGCGACGCTCTGTTGTGGCTGGGAATGCCTGACGCGACGGCCGGAAGGGCAGAGTTGAAGGCGACGGCCGATCCGGCACTGCGGGCGATGTTGTCGGTTCTGATAGCCTGGCGCGACCTGTACGACAGTCGGGCCGTGACGCTAGCCGAGGTGGCACGCGACACGAAGAATTGCGGCGCCGGACGTGAGCGCGACCTGGCCGACGCCCTGGCAGAGCTTTCGCCGGCCAGGAAGGGCGGCGACGAGTGGGACGCGAGATCCGCCGGCAATACGTTCAAACACTTCGCCGGCCGCAGGTTCGGCGATCTGCGGCTGGTGCGGGCGCCGAAGTCCAAGCACGGGACGCTGTGGGTAGTAGAGAGTCTCGCGATTAGCCAGGAATCGGCTAATGATGCGGATGAGTGGAAGCTGATCTAGATGACGACTGGTATAAGCCAGAGTCACCGCCGAAACTTGGCCCGGTTCGAGGATTCTGCCGATTCTGGTGACTCTGGTGACTCTGGTTCTATACCTACGCGGGGGGGCGAAAACGCGCATGTGTATAGGATTGGAAATCGAGTCATCAGAGTCACTGCACCTGGCTCAAATCAAGATGGCAATTGCGTTTCAGGCCGGTGACTCTGAAAATCCCAGAGTCACCGTACCGGGCTGATGAGCCTTGTCCGCGACCTGGTCGAGGCCCGCACCTTGATCGAAGCCCTGCGGGCCGACCTGGCGGCCGTCGAGGCCGAGCGCGACGCCCTCGCCCGCCGACTCAACGATCGGCGCTTGCGCTTGCCCGTGGCGGAAGCGGGACCGCTGCCCCGTGGGCCAGGCGTCCGCCGAGCAGCCGAGAGGTGAACCCGTGACGCAACATCCCGATCCCCGGCGCCCCGGCCGCGGCGGCAAACGCCCTGGCGCCGGCCGCAAGCCCTTGTCCGAGGGCGACAGGCGCCAAGAACTGCGGTTGTACCTGGCCGCCGCGGACCTTGCCGACCTGGATCGGTGGCAGGCCCTCGGCTTCGCATCCCGGGCCGATGCCGCGGCGATGGCTATCCGCCTTGCCCTGGCCATCGCGGACCTGGGCATCGTGACGACCCCGGCCGGCGCCGAGACGGTGGCCCGAAGCCCCGCGGGATGGCTACGGCGCTGGGCGATGCAGCAGGACAGGCGATAGACGGATTCGCCCGCGGTGGAATCAAAGACAAGGTGAGCGGACGGGGATGCCGGTCGCGCACTGGCGATGCTGCGGCCTCGTATGG contains the following coding sequences:
- a CDS encoding helix-turn-helix domain-containing protein; the protein is MSRRARASSYERLRVSATTLSIWRCTGRQKLPYVKRGRSVLYRESDVAAFISAMPTMTAAAN